One Myxococcota bacterium genomic window, AGAACCTCGATGCCCTGGCCGCCGCCTATGCGGAGATCCCGCCCGGCGGATCGGTGCAGGAGACGATCCTCGCCCGCTCCGGCGTCTCGACGCGCTTCCTCACGTCCCGCCCGGACTACCTCCGCATGTACCTGCGCGAAGCCGGGGGCTGGGGCTTCGACGCCGAAGGAATCCCGGAAGCGGCGGCGGCGTTCATGGAAGACGCGCTCTACGAGCGCGGCGTCGCCGAAGGTGAGCTCATCGAAGAGGATCCGGGCGTCCTGCAGAGCCTGATGCGGGCCAGCCACCAGGTGCACCTGAGCCACTGGCTGCAGAGCGGCATGCGGGAAGCGCCCGCGGATCTCGCGGGGCGCATCCAGGCCTACGCGAAGCGGGCGTTCTTCCGGGCGTCCTAGGCTTCCGCGGCGGCGCCCGCACAGGGCAGGTGGAAGCGGAAGCACGTGCCGCGTCCCGGCTCACTCTCGACCTCGATCGCCTCGCCGTGCAGGTCGAGGATCCGGTGCACCACCGCGAGGCCGAGGCCCATTCCCTCGCCCGGGACATCCGTGACCCGATAGAAGCGATCGAAGATGTGGGGCAGAGCCTCTGACGGAATCCCGCGGCCGGTGTCCGTGACCTCGACCCGGATGCCCGCCCCGGCCCGCTCGGCGCGCACGCTAACATCGCCCCCGTCGGGGGTGTGGCGCAGCGCGTTCTCGACGAGGTTCTCGAGCACCCGCTCGACCAGGCCGATGTCAGCGTGCACGGGCGCCAACCCGGGTGCCACGCTCGCCTCGAGTCGCACCCCTGCTTCCT contains:
- a CDS encoding helix-turn-helix domain-containing protein: MPSQAHAKDTLRRARQEAYRGLILEAAVRVFGAKPYGEAKVAEIALGAGIATGTVYACFPSKRDLYRAVHRENLDALAAAYAEIPPGGSVQETILARSGVSTRFLTSRPDYLRMYLREAGGWGFDAEGIPEAAAAFMEDALYERGVAEGELIEEDPGVLQSLMRASHQVHLSHWLQSGMREAPADLAGRIQAYAKRAFFRAS